The genomic stretch CGCGCAGCCCGACCTGCTCGGGCGTTCGGAGTTCCGCTAATCCCAAGCGCGCGATCGTGCGATTCTCTCCCACAAGCGGCGCGACGTCGGCGATCGTGCCGATGGCCGCCAGCGGCAGCAAGTGCACCAACTGCGCGCTCCGGTTGCTTCGCGCAAGGAGCGCCTGCGCGAGTTTCAACGCCACTCCTACGCCCGCCAAGTTCTTCTCAGGATAAGCGCAATCGGGACGTTTCGGATTCAACACGGCTACCGCGCGCGGCAGTTCCGCTTCGGGGAGATGGTGATCGGTCACAATGGTCTCCATGCCAAGAGCCTTCGCCCGCTCGACGACCTCATGGGCGCGAATCCCACAATCCACGCTGATGAGCAAGCGTCCGCCGCGAGCGGCGAGCGCCTCAATGGCTTCGGCATGCATCCCGTATCCTTCGCGCAATCGTTCGGGGACGTAGGAGAAGACGCGAGCGCCCAGCCAGGTGAGCGCCTTTTGAAGGAGGACCACACTCGTCACGCCGTCCACATCGTAATCGCCGTAGATGACGATGGGTTCCTCGCGCGCGAGAGCGCGCCAAATGCGCTCGACCGCCTCGTTCATGCCCGCCATGCAGTAGGGATCGTGTAGATCGTCAAGCCGTGGCCTGAGAAAACGTTCAGCAGCTTCTGGCGTCGTCACCCCGCGCGCGCTCAGAAGTCGAGCGATGGCGCGAGGAAGTCCAAGTTCCCGACTGAGCGTCGCCGCCACACCCTCCTCGTACGCGCGCCATACCCATCGGCAATTCATGCGACCGCCTCCCACACTGCTTGATCTCCCCCACCCTCATTCGGGGCCATTGTACCGCATTCCTCACCTGCGGAAGAAGGCGCGTGCTCGGCGTTCATCGGCTGGCGCGCGTGCGAGCCGGCGCATAGGGGTGATTCAAGTAGTGGCGGGCTAGGTCTTGAGCGCCGTTGTAATCGTCCTTGGTCTCCAGCGCCTTTTGGTATTCGGCGACGGCGCGCTCCCGTTCTCCGAGGGCATCATAGCAGTTCCCGCGGTAGATGTGGCTCCAGACGACGATCCAGGGCGGACGCTTATCTCCATTGAGGGCATCGGTGAACGCGTCGAGCGCCCGTTGGAAATTCCGCTGCTCGAAGTACAGCAACCCCAGGTTGTAATGCGCCCATGAACTGAGCGCGTCCAGCTCCAAGGCCGCTCGGAATTGTTGCTCCGCTTCCGGATATTCGCGATTCTTGAGGTGCTCGATCCCTCGCCGGACGACAACGGCGATGCGAACCGCATCCGTGAGGTGGAGGATCTGAAAATCCGGATCCACGACGATCTCGCGCGGGAGCGTCTCGGAGGGGATCTCGAAACTCGCCTCCGTTCCTTTCATGGGAATCGTGATCCGCTCGGTGCGATCCCCCTCGGCGCGCAAGAGCAGATCCACGGGCATGTCGAACAGCTCGAGCGTTTGCTTGACGGTCCCGCGCGCCTTAAAGCGCCCATCGCGCGTGCGCAAGATCGTGTACTCGACGCGGAATTCCGGCACGCCCGTCGAATCCACCCAGAGGCCGAAGAAGCTGCGCAGGCTGCGTCCGGCGACTCGGCCCGCCAGTTCCTCGAAATCGGCGATGCTCGCGTTCTTACCGGCATAGGTCTGATAGAAGGTCTTCAGCAGGGCGAAGAACTTCTCATCGCCGAGCACCGCACGGAGCATGCGGAACACAAAGGCGCCTTTGTCATACACAATGGCTCGATAGCTCGGCGAGAGATCATACAGCTCGCGCGGAGCGCGCGCGATCGAGGTCGCCGATTCGAAGGCCAAGGCGCGCTCGAGGACTTCGCGAACCGCTTGCTCGTACTCGGCGCGCGATCCTGCGAATTCGCGAAATAGGAGGGCGCTGTATTGCGCGAGCCCTTGCGAGATCCAAGCGTCGTCGAAGTTCCTCACAGCGACAGCTTGTCCCCACCATTGAAAGGCGACCTCGCGCGCCAGGCGTCCCACGTCGAGGGTGCGATCGCCAGTCAGCACGCGCGGCGCCAGGAAGAGCGTCCCCGGGCCGACGTAATACTCCAGGGACTCGTCATCAATCTCGACCACGCGCAGGCGGTCGCCGAAGGCATACGGACCGAACCGAGATTGATAGACCTCGAGCATGCGCCCGATGGGATCGGCCAGGGATTCCATGCGTCCTTCGTCGCCGGGCTTCATGAACAGTTCGATGGTGAAGCCTCCGGGAGTGCGCACTTCTTTGGTGATGTACTTCGAGAAGGCGAACGAACCTGCCAGCACCGGTTGCGCCGAGACAAGCGTATACGCAACCCGAGGCGTTCGCGGCGAAGGCGCTTCCGCCGGTTCAGCCGGACGTCGCGCTCCCCGTGGGGGAGCGGGCGTCGGCCGTTCCACCACCGGTTGCGCTTGAAGTGGCCGCTCGCTGTAGCCGGCCAGGATCATCCCTTGCGGCACTCGCACCGTGATCTCATAGCTCGCGCGATCAGCCGCATATTCGTGGAAGGGAAGCCAGCGCGCGGCGTAGAAGAGATAGCCGCCTTCCGGACCAATATATGCCAATCGCCGATCAGGGATCGGTCCTCCTTCCGGCCCGCGGAGCGCCCCCGCGTATTCGAAAAGGAGCGTGAGCTGCGTCCCAGCTTCGACCGTCTTTCCCAAGTCAACACGCACGTTGAGTTGATCGAACCGATCTTGGAGGAACGTGAGCGTTTCGTTCGTCTCGACATTCTGCACGCGCGAGACAATAAGGGAACCGTTCAACTCCAACACGACCGAACGGGTGGCCGCCCCCACGCGCAGCGTGATGAGTGAGCGAGCCGTGAGCGAGGACTCGGTCGGATTCACATCCGCTTCAACCTTGTAATGCACCACGTCTAGCGCGGGAAGAGGCTGAGGTGAGCCCGTGGGTGCCACTGGGGAATCTTGGCCAAACGCCAGCCGCACCTCGGCGAAGCCGAGAAAGACGAGGAGCGCGATCCCAAGTTTCCGACGGACGCGCTGCCAGCTATTGGATTCGGGACGGAGACGTGCGTATGGATGTCCTCCAATCCGGCTTTTCGTCCACATCGCGCCTGATTGTACCATCTCTTCGCTCGCTGAAGCCATTGTGGAGAAGATGGCTCACTGCATCGTCAGACGGCCGAGTAACCCGCGCTCGCGCGCCAGATCGAACATGCGCACGAGCAGCCAGATGCCGAACGCCAGATAAAGGACGTTCAAGCCGAGCGCCCACCCGAAGTGGTCCCAGCGAAATGTCCCCGAGCGCAGGACCTCGCGCATGCCCTCGAAGACATACGTGCACGGGATTGCTCGCGCGATCGCCTGCAGACTCGGCGGGAGGACGCTGACCGGATAGAAGACGGCAGCGAAAGGTTGGATGAGGAAGGGAACAGCCCAGGCGAGCGCTTCCGCGGCTTGTCCGAACCGCAGAATGATGGCCGTTGTGATGATGCCCAGGGCCAATCCCAAGATCAGCAAGTTCGCCATGAACGGAATGAGGGCGAAGCCCATCTCGAAGAGATCGAAGCGATACAACGCCCACGCGAGAGCCGCCAGGGACACGAGCGTCACGCCGACGCGCACCAGCCCAAAGAGGAAGGTCGCCGCGATGTATTCGCTCAGCCGAACGGGCGCGCAGAAGATGTTGAGCAGATTCCGCACCCACACGTCTTCGAGGAACGAGAGCGTGATCCCTTGCTGCGCGCGATAGAGCACATCCCAGAGGATCATCGCCCCGATCAGAAACATGACCAAGCGCGGCACCGCTCCTTCCCCCACGCGCTGCAGAAAGAGGGTCACGTAGCCCCACAGCAACAGCTCCATCGTCGGCCAAAACCACACCTCCACCAATCGGATGACGCTTCGCCGATAGACGAAGACGTATCGGAGCACCAGAATGCCCACGCGCCGCAAGTTCATCGGTCTTCTTGCCCGACGAGGATCTCGCCGCTTCGCGCGATCCGGATGAAGACTTCTTCCAGCGTCCGCGTGCGGAAGTGCCGCAGAATCTCTCGCGGAGGCCCTTCGGCGATGATGCGTCCGCGGTGGAGGAAGAGGATACGGTCGCACACCTCCTCGATATCCCGCATGTTGTGCGACGTGTAGAGCATGGCGATCTGTCGTTCGCGCTGGATCTGGCGGAGCAAGCGTCGCACTTTATCGGCGATGTTGGGATCGAGACTGGCCGTCGGTTCGTCCAAAAGCAGGAGCTCCGGATCGTTGAGCAGTGCCTTGCAGAGGTTCACGCGCGTCATCTCGCCGCTGGAGAGACGTCCCGTGCGCGCATCCCGAAGATGGGCGATCTCCAGAAGGTCGAGCACCTCAGCGATGCGCTCCTCGGCACGCGGCACAGCGTAGAGTTGGGCGAAGAGCCACAAGTTCTCCCAGACCGTGAGATTCGGCGGCAGGTTCACACCGACTGAGGAGAAGTTCATCCGGCGGAGGATTTCGATCCGATGGTGTTCGAGGTCCTGGCCGAAGATCTCGATGCGACCCGAGGTGGGGCGGATGAGACCGAGGATGAGTTGCAACGTCGTCGTCTTTCCCGCGCCATTGGCTCCCAATAGCCCGACGATCTCTCCACGCGAGATCGCGAAGCTCACGTGATCCACTGCGACGATTCCATCGAACTCCTTCGTCAGCTCGTGCACGCGCAAGACGACAGCGTCCGATTGGCGCATAACGCGCCAAAGATACCAGCGGAGCATTTCGTGGGGCAAGAGAACCGCATTCTGCGTCTTCGACGCGAGGACCTCTGGCGGATCGGTTGCTGCCCCGTCGCAAGGGGAGTATAATCTGGCTCGCCGGAGCGAAAGCGATGGAGCGCTCGAGTCGCACGAAGGAGCTTCTGGATCGCGTCGAGCGAATGGTGGAAGAGGATCCGCAAGTGCTCGTCCCCGTGCGCAAGCTCTGGATGCGCCTTCAACAGGAGTGTCCATGGATGGCTCCGCCCACGTTCGCCGAGTTCCTCGCGCTGTTGCGCGAAGACGAACGGTTCGAATATTGGTCGCTCGGGGAGCGCTCGGAAGAGGAGTTTCCAACCCGAAGGGGACCGTGGTCCGCGCGCGAGGCCGCGGCATACGAATGCGGGCCGCGCGTCAAACTGCGGCGCATCCCGGTGACGGAAGCGCTCCTCATTCAAATCCTCCGCCATCACATCCAGGGATTGCTCGAGATCCTGCAGGGATCCGCCAAGGCGTTCACTCCACGGTCACCGATTTCGCCAGATGGCGGGGCTGATCCACATCGCACCCCTTGAGGACGGCCGTGTGATAGGCGAGGAGTTGAAGGGGAACGGTAGCGAGGATGGGGAGGAGCCAGTAGCTCGTGGTCGGAATCTCCAGCAAATCGTCGGCGACCTGGCGAACTTCCACATCGCCCTCAGTGACGATCCCGAGGACGCGTCCCTCGCGCGCCTTCGCCTCGATGATATTGGCCAGCGTCTTCTCGTAGAGAAGCTGCGAGAGCGGCGATTCCGGATCGCGCGCGTTGATCACGACGATGGGGAGATGCGCTTCGATGAGAGCGTTCGGTCCATGTTTCAACTCCCCGGCCGGATACCCTTCGGCGTACAGATAGGCCAATTCTTTCAGCAGCAAGGCTCCTTCCAAGGCGATCGGATAAAAGAGGCCGCGTCCCAAGAAAAACGCCGCGGGCACGCGGGCGAATGATCGGGCGAGTTCCCGAATCGCATCGTCCTTGGCGAGCACGCGCTCGAGCTGCTCCGGGATCAGCCATGCCTCGCGGACCAGTCGCTCTCGATACTCGGTCGTGAGCGTTCCACGCTGCTCGGCCAAATAGATGGCCAACAGATACAACGCCATCAGCTCGGCGGTGAAGGCTTTCGTCGAAGCGACGCCGATCTCTGGCCCAGCTTGTAGGAAGATCGTGCCGTTGGCCTCGCGCGTGAGCGTCGCGCCGCGCACGTTGCAGATGGCGAGTACCGGAGCCCCTCGACGTCGTGCCTCCCGAACGGCAGCCAACGTATCGGCCGTCTCCCCAGACTGACTCAGGGCGACCACCAGCGTCCCCTCCTCGAGGATCGGATCGCGATACCGGAATTCGCTTGAATAGTCCACCTCCGTCGGCACGCGCGCCAGATGTTCGATCAGGAACTCTCCCGCCAAAGCTGCATGCCAACTCCCTCCACATCCGACGAGCCGAATGGTGCGAATCTGCCGGATCTGTTCCTCCGTCATCTCCAGCTCTTCGAAGTGGACGCTTCGTCCTTCCGGAGACGTGTGTGCTTTGAGCAATTCGCGGAGCGCTCGGGGCTGTTCGTAAATCTCCTTGAGCATGAAGTTCGGGAACCCCCCCTTCTCGACGAGGATGGGCTCCCATCCGATGCGCTCCAAGCGAGGCGTCACCGCATTCCCCTCCCAATCGCTGACGCGCACTCCCCGTCGCGTGAGGACAGCGATCTGCCCATCTTCCAGGAAGAAGACGTCTCGCGTGTAATAGAGGAGGGCCAGCACATCCGAGGCGACGAAGTACTCTTCGTGGCCAAGGCCGATCACCACCGGGGGTCCTTGTCGAACAGCGACGATCGTCTCCGGCACATCCGCCGAGATGATGGCCATAGCGAAGACTCCAGTCATCTCGCGCACGGCCGCGCGAACAGCTTTCTCCAAACTGACTTCGGGATCGAGCGCGCGCGTCGTCGGCTCCTGCAGGTATTTCTCGATCAGGTGGGCGATGACCTCCGTGTCCGTCTCCGTCCGAAACGTGTGTCCCTCTTCGGCGAGCTGATGCTTCAGAGCGAGGTAATTCTCCACGATGCCATTATGAACGACGGCCAAGCGCCCGGAGCAATCACAATGCGGATGCGCGTTCTCCGCCGTCGGTCGTCCGTGAGTGGCCCAGCGCGTGTGTCCGATCCCATAGGTGCCGTCGAGCGGCTGCAGACGGATCAGTTCTTCTAGCTGTCGCAGCTTACCCGCCGCGCGACGCACCTCCAAACGGCCTTCATCCACGACGGCTAATCCGGCGGAGTCATAGCCGCGATATTCCAACCGCCGCAAGCCGTGCAACAAGATGGGGATGATCTGCCGTGGTCCGACGTATCCGATGATCCCCGACATCGTTCAATCCGCAGGAAGGGAAGCCGATGGTTCGGGGGCGCTCTCCTCCTCTACCTTCTTCTTCTCCACGGCTGGGACTCCCACGACCAACGTGCGCTCGGGCACATCGCGAATGACCACTGCCCCCGCTCCCGTCATCGCCCCGCGCCCCACTCGCACAGGGGCCACGAGCATCGTATCGCTCCCCAACTTCACATCGTCTTCGATGATCGTCGGATGCTTCCGTTTCCCATCGTAATTGCAGGTGATCGTGCCCGCCCCAACGTTCACTCGCTCCCCCACGGTCGCATCCCCCAAGTATGCCAAATGCATCGCCTTGCTTCGTCGTCCGATGCGCGATTTCTTCACCTCGACGAAATTGCCGATGGCCACCTCATCGGCCAGTTCCACCTCGCCTCGCAAGTGGGCGAACGGCCCAATCCGCACGTCGTTGCCGATTCGGCTCCCTTGGATCACCGTGAAATTCCGAACGATGACGCGATCTCCGAGCTGCGAATCCACGATCCGTGTCCAAGCATGAACCTCGCAGGCTTCCCCGAGACGCGTCTCCCCCTCCAGGTGCACGTAGGGATGCAGGACGGTATCCGCTCCAATGACGACATCGGCATCAATCCATGTCGTGTTCGGATCGCGGATCGTCACCCCCTCGCGCATCCATCGCGCGCAGATCTCTCGTCGCAGCTCGGCTTCGAGTCGCGCCAAGTCCTCTCGCGTGTTGACGCCCAAGAGTTCCTCCGGATGCTCGCTCTCGATCGCTCGAACGCGATACCCGATGCTCGTGAGCACGCCCACGACGTCCGTCAGATAGTATTCCCCCTTTCGATTCTCCGGTCTCAATCGCCGCAGCGCTCCAAGGAGGGGTTTCGGATCGAAGCAGTAGAGTCCCGCATTGACCTCCTGAATCGCGCGCTCTTCAGGTCGCGCCTCCGTCTCCTCGACGATTCGCACGACCTCACCCTGAGCATCTCGCACGATTCGTCCGTATCCGGTCGGATCCTCCAGCCGCAACGTCATGAGCGTCGCCACGGCACGTCCCTCAAGGTGCGCCGCGACGAGCCGCGCGATCGTCTCCGATCGCACCCGCGGCATATCGCCGTAAAGGAGCACCAGCGGTTCCCGCCAGACCGGGGCCTCTTCCCATTTCTCCCATTGTTCAAGCGCCTCGCTCTCAGCGACGGCGGTGGGAGCGTGAGGCGGCCCTTCTTCAGCGCCCAGCGTTTCCAGCGCCATCAGGGCGGCATGCCCCGTCCCCAACGGCTCATGCTGAAGGGCGAACAAAAGGCGCGGGCTCGGCTCGCCGGCGTTTCGCGCGACTTCTCGCTCTACGATGCGCCGCACGTCCTCCGCCTGATGCCCAATGACGACGATCAAGCGGGATGGGTGAGCGCCCAGCGCCGCTCGTACCACGTGAGCGATGAGCGGACGCCCAGCCAGTTCGTGCAAGACCTTCGCCCGCCGAGACCGCATTCGCGTCCCTAATCCCGCCGCAAGGATCACCACATTCGGCCTCATATGCGCTCTCCTTAGGGGGCTAAGGTATCATACCCCTTTGCTCCGGGCAAACCCGTCTCTCGCCGTCATCCCAGATTCGGGAGCTATGTGCCCCTTCGGTTGAGAGCGTTCGGGACGGCGACATAGCGGGTAGTCGTGGAGAGGTGTCGGCGTGTACCCCTTTGGTTGGGGGCATTCAGGAGTTCCGACTATAGGTGGCTCGCCGCAAACAGCAGGCGGGCTCCAATCTCGCCTATCGCCCTCGATGTAGGCGCTGAACACGTAGTGTTCTGGGCGCTGCTTGCCCGGCTCAAGTGAGGCGCTCAACGAGTGCGCGCCAAGATCAAAAAGGCGTGGATGCGCAGATGAAGCGCTGGAATGGGCGCCCGTTGATCGGCGTGCCTTAGTCGAGCAGGGATCCAAGGGACCGCGAACGCGCCGGATTGTTCACAGTGGGGAGGGGAATGAATCTGGCGTTCAGGGATCTAGGGGACCACGAACGCGCGGTCCCCTTATCCCTTCTCGCAGAGCGCCTGCCACGGCGAGCGGCTGGGGACCCCGCCGGAGTCGAGATCAAACGGAAGGAGCGATGTCCGCCTTGCGCTCGCTCACCGCGAACGTGCTGCGGAACGTGCCGAGGAAGCGGACTTGGCGCTTGCGACGGCATCCTCGAATGCGCTTACGGCGAAGTCCACTTGTTCGGCGTCCACGACCAGCGGGGGGGAGAATCGAATAGCCGTCTCACCGCAGCCGAGCAGCACGAGCCCGCGTCGGAAGCATTCCTGGACGATGCGATCGCGCAGCTCAGGATCTGGAGCGAGCGTCCGCCGATCTCTCACGATCTCGACGCCGATCATCAGGCCGAGGCCGCGCACATCGGCGATGCAATCGGGATGCCGTTCGGCGACCTGTTCGAGTCCCCGTTTCAAGCGCTCCCCCATCACGCGTGCGTTCTCTATGAGTCCGTTCTCCAGCAACTCGAACGTCGCGAGCGCTGCCGCGATCGCCACCGGATTGCCACCGAAGGTCGAAGCATGGGCCCCCACGTGCCATTCCATCAAATCGGCGCGGGCGAGCGTGATCCCAAGGGGTAGCCCCGAAGCGATGGCCTTAGCGATCGCCATGATGTCGGGGACGAAATCGAAATGCTCGCACGCCCACATTCGGCCTGTGCGTCCCATCCCCGATTGCACTTCGTCGGCGATGATGAGGATGCCGTATTTCTCCCGCAAGTGGTTCAGGCCCTCGAAGAAGCTGCGCGGCGGGACGATATACCCTCCTTCTCCTTGAATCGGCTCGACGACGATGGCGGCGACTTCTTCCGGAGGGACGGCCGTCTTGAAGACGACTTCCTCGATGAAACGAATGCACGCTCGTCCCACATCCTCGCCATCGGTCTTGTAAGGATATCGGAGGGGATTCGGGTACGGCACATGCGTGACGTCGAGGAGTTGACGGCCGAATCCTCGCCGCTGTGTCGTCTTGCTGCAGGTCAGCGAGAGCGCGCCGAGCGTGCGGCCATGAAAGCCACCATAAAAGGCGATGAATTTATCGCGCCGCGTCGCGTAGCGAGCGACCTTCAACGCCCCTTCGATGGCCTCTGCCCCGGAATTCCCGAAATGAACGCGTTTGGGAAAATCGCCCGGTGTGACCTGCTGCAATTTCTCCGCGAGCTGCACCAGATGCGGGTAGTAGTAATCGGCCGAGGCGATGTGGATGAACTCCGCTGCCTGTCGCGCGATCGCCTCGACGATCTTTGGATGCGCATGTCCCGTATTGCAAACAGCGACACCCGCGTTGAAGTCGAGGAAGTAATTCCCGTCCACGTCCTCGACGATCGCTCCGAACCCTCGTCGCACGACGAGCGGATACGGCCGGGTGTAAGAGGGGGAGACATATCGCGCGTCTTTCTCGACGATCTCCCGAGCCCTCGGTCCTGGAAGCTCCGTTTTGATCTGTGGCAGTTTGATGTCCATACGCTCCTCCTTTTTGGGGAAAAGATGGCGCTTCGAGGGGTTAGTCGGAGAGGACGGAGGCCGGATCGGCCTCAGCCGGCGAACAGGTTCGTTCGCTGCATAGTCGGCGTGAACTTATGCGCGAACGCTTCCATAGCAGTTTATCATCTTACTCGATCACGCTGCGCTCTGGCAACGCGCGGGCGTGGCCAGCATCAACATGGGGACTCCGACAGGGCGAATGCGCCACAGACGCACGGCCTTCGGATGAGGCGCCGAGAGCACGTCATCTCTTGACATCCCCTCCAATGGAGATGGTATCGTAGCCCCCGACGGGAGGAACGCGCAATCCTCCCTCGAAGACGCACGAGGAGGGGAGCGATGCCGCTTCAAATACGAGCTTTTGGTTTCGCCGTGGGCCTTGTGTGGGGGATCATCATCTTCGCGATGACGCTCATCGTCGCCATCAGGGGCGCGGGAGGGGAGCATCTCGGCCGCTTAGGCCTTCTCTATCCGGGATATCGCGTGACGTATCTCGGAAGCGTGATCGGGTTCGTCTGGAGCGTGATCTATGGGTTCATTGCGGGGGCGCTTCTGGCGTGGGTGTATAATAAGCTGTCGGGAGCGCAACGACGGTGAAAGTGCCGCTCTACAAATTGGCGTACGCGCGTTCGGGGGACAAGGGGGATATGGCGAATATCGGGCTCATCGCCTACAAGCCCGAATACTATCCGCTCCTCGTCGAGCATGTCACGGCTGATCGCGTGAAGGAACATTTTCGCGGGATCTGTCACGGCCCAGTGGAGCGGTTTGAGCTGCCGAATCTCCATGCTCTCAATTTCCTGTTGCATGGCGCGCTCGGAGGCGGAGGAACGGTTTCGTTGCGGCTCGATGCGCAGGGGAAGACGTTGAGCACGGCGCTCCTGCGGATGGAGATCGAAGTGGAAGAGGAACAAGCGCGACGCTTGGGATTGCTGGATGCGGAGGGAGAGTGATGTCGGCGCCCGTGTCTTTCGAGCGCATTCTCTATGCGGTGGAGGGGGCCATCGCGCGCATCACGTTGAATCGGCCGGAGAAGCGCAACGCGCTGGATCCGCGGACATTGGAGGAGCTGCCGCGGGCCTTCGCGTGCGCGGAAGAAGACGCGGCCGTGAAAGTCATCGCGCTCGGAGCAGCGGGGACGGATTTCTGCGCGGGGCTCGATGTGACGACCTTGCAGCCGACGGCTGATCCGGCCGTGTTCGAGAAGATGCAGGACGCCGAGCGCTTGGTCCGACTCTTCCTCTTGATGCGGCGACTGCCGAAGCCGATCGTGGCGTTGGTGCGCGGGCGTGCGCTAGGAGGTGGCTGCGGGTTGGCGACGGCCTGTGACGTCGTCCTGGCGGCTGAGAGCGCGCAATTCGGATACCCCGAGGTCCGAATCGGGTTCGTCCCGGCCATCGTCAGCGTGCTCTTGCGGCGCTCGGTGGGGGAGAAGAAAGCGGCGGAGCTGATGCTGAGCGGGCGTCGGATCACGGCGGTCGAAGCGGAACGTCTCGGACTCGTCACGTCCGTCTTCCCCGATGACGCGTTCGAGCAAAAATCCGAGGAGTTTCTCGCTGAACTGGCCAAGCAGAGCGCGCAAGCGATGCGGCTGACCAAGCAGATCCTGTATCAAATTGATGGCATGGGATTCGAGGCGGCGATGCAGGCGGCGGTAGAGGTGAATGTCCTGGCGCGATTGACGGAGGATTTCGCGCGCGGCATAACGGAGTTCTTGCGAAAGTGAGCGCGCGCGAGCGGGACGCGTTGCCTTCGATCGGAGCGGCTCCCGCGATGGGTCTCATGAGAAATCGCGAGGCGATCGAACGGCCATTGGCGCTCGTCATCGCGGCGGATCCGATCGAAGGTGAGCGGCTCTGTGCTCGCCTGCAGCAGCTCGGATTCTCGGCGACATGGGGGGACGTCGAAGCGAGCCGAACGGAAGAGCTGGAGCTTCTGCTCTCGAACGCGCGCATCGTTCTCGTGGATGGACGCGCGGCTTCTGATCGCGTTCGGTCCTGGATCGAGCGCGTGCGGAGTCAGATGACGCCCGTGCCCATCTTGCTCCATGGCCTCTCCGAGCGCGAGTGCGCATGGCACTACCTTGAAGCCGATGATGTCCTCCCGATCGAGGATGAGGCCGAATGGGCTTGTCGCGTGCGGGTCTGGGCGATGGCCAGCGCACGATGGGAACGGCTTTTGGAAGCGAAAGTCGCTGAGCGGACGGATTTGCTCGAACGCGCCCTCTCAGGACAAGGGCTGCTGCTCGATGAAGTGCGGGCTGCGCGCGCGCGTTGGGAAGCGACCTTCAACGCCATCACCGATGGCTTGATGCTCACAACACCCCGAGGGATCATCGAGCAAACGAACGAGGCGTTTGCGCGGCTTTTCGGTGTGGAGCGAGAGCAATGGTTGGGGCGATCCTGCTCCAACGTGTGGGAGCGATTGGGGCGACGTGGCCCGTGTCCTCATGAACGGGTTTTAGCTACTGGAGCGCCGTGCGAGGAGGAGGTGCATGAAGCGGAGACGGGACG from Blastocatellia bacterium encodes the following:
- the glmU gene encoding bifunctional UDP-N-acetylglucosamine diphosphorylase/glucosamine-1-phosphate N-acetyltransferase GlmU, yielding MRPNVVILAAGLGTRMRSRRAKVLHELAGRPLIAHVVRAALGAHPSRLIVVIGHQAEDVRRIVEREVARNAGEPSPRLLFALQHEPLGTGHAALMALETLGAEEGPPHAPTAVAESEALEQWEKWEEAPVWREPLVLLYGDMPRVRSETIARLVAAHLEGRAVATLMTLRLEDPTGYGRIVRDAQGEVVRIVEETEARPEERAIQEVNAGLYCFDPKPLLGALRRLRPENRKGEYYLTDVVGVLTSIGYRVRAIESEHPEELLGVNTREDLARLEAELRREICARWMREGVTIRDPNTTWIDADVVIGADTVLHPYVHLEGETRLGEACEVHAWTRIVDSQLGDRVIVRNFTVIQGSRIGNDVRIGPFAHLRGEVELADEVAIGNFVEVKKSRIGRRSKAMHLAYLGDATVGERVNVGAGTITCNYDGKRKHPTIIEDDVKLGSDTMLVAPVRVGRGAMTGAGAVVIRDVPERTLVVGVPAVEKKKVEEESAPEPSASLPAD
- a CDS encoding ABC transporter ATP-binding protein produces the protein MRQSDAVVLRVHELTKEFDGIVAVDHVSFAISRGEIVGLLGANGAGKTTTLQLILGLIRPTSGRIEIFGQDLEHHRIEILRRMNFSSVGVNLPPNLTVWENLWLFAQLYAVPRAEERIAEVLDLLEIAHLRDARTGRLSSGEMTRVNLCKALLNDPELLLLDEPTASLDPNIADKVRRLLRQIQRERQIAMLYTSHNMRDIEEVCDRILFLHRGRIIAEGPPREILRHFRTRTLEEVFIRIARSGEILVGQEDR
- a CDS encoding ABC transporter permease, coding for MNLRRVGILVLRYVFVYRRSVIRLVEVWFWPTMELLLWGYVTLFLQRVGEGAVPRLVMFLIGAMILWDVLYRAQQGITLSFLEDVWVRNLLNIFCAPVRLSEYIAATFLFGLVRVGVTLVSLAALAWALYRFDLFEMGFALIPFMANLLILGLALGIITTAIILRFGQAAEALAWAVPFLIQPFAAVFYPVSVLPPSLQAIARAIPCTYVFEGMREVLRSGTFRWDHFGWALGLNVLYLAFGIWLLVRMFDLARERGLLGRLTMQ
- the glmS gene encoding glutamine--fructose-6-phosphate transaminase (isomerizing); amino-acid sequence: MSGIIGYVGPRQIIPILLHGLRRLEYRGYDSAGLAVVDEGRLEVRRAAGKLRQLEELIRLQPLDGTYGIGHTRWATHGRPTAENAHPHCDCSGRLAVVHNGIVENYLALKHQLAEEGHTFRTETDTEVIAHLIEKYLQEPTTRALDPEVSLEKAVRAAVREMTGVFAMAIISADVPETIVAVRQGPPVVIGLGHEEYFVASDVLALLYYTRDVFFLEDGQIAVLTRRGVRVSDWEGNAVTPRLERIGWEPILVEKGGFPNFMLKEIYEQPRALRELLKAHTSPEGRSVHFEELEMTEEQIRQIRTIRLVGCGGSWHAALAGEFLIEHLARVPTEVDYSSEFRYRDPILEEGTLVVALSQSGETADTLAAVREARRRGAPVLAICNVRGATLTREANGTIFLQAGPEIGVASTKAFTAELMALYLLAIYLAEQRGTLTTEYRERLVREAWLIPEQLERVLAKDDAIRELARSFARVPAAFFLGRGLFYPIALEGALLLKELAYLYAEGYPAGELKHGPNALIEAHLPIVVINARDPESPLSQLLYEKTLANIIEAKAREGRVLGIVTEGDVEVRQVADDLLEIPTTSYWLLPILATVPLQLLAYHTAVLKGCDVDQPRHLAKSVTVE
- a CDS encoding M1 family aminopeptidase, with the protein product MWTKSRIGGHPYARLRPESNSWQRVRRKLGIALLVFLGFAEVRLAFGQDSPVAPTGSPQPLPALDVVHYKVEADVNPTESSLTARSLITLRVGAATRSVVLELNGSLIVSRVQNVETNETLTFLQDRFDQLNVRVDLGKTVEAGTQLTLLFEYAGALRGPEGGPIPDRRLAYIGPEGGYLFYAARWLPFHEYAADRASYEITVRVPQGMILAGYSERPLQAQPVVERPTPAPPRGARRPAEPAEAPSPRTPRVAYTLVSAQPVLAGSFAFSKYITKEVRTPGGFTIELFMKPGDEGRMESLADPIGRMLEVYQSRFGPYAFGDRLRVVEIDDESLEYYVGPGTLFLAPRVLTGDRTLDVGRLAREVAFQWWGQAVAVRNFDDAWISQGLAQYSALLFREFAGSRAEYEQAVREVLERALAFESATSIARAPRELYDLSPSYRAIVYDKGAFVFRMLRAVLGDEKFFALLKTFYQTYAGKNASIADFEELAGRVAGRSLRSFFGLWVDSTGVPEFRVEYTILRTRDGRFKARGTVKQTLELFDMPVDLLLRAEGDRTERITIPMKGTEASFEIPSETLPREIVVDPDFQILHLTDAVRIAVVVRRGIEHLKNREYPEAEQQFRAALELDALSSWAHYNLGLLYFEQRNFQRALDAFTDALNGDKRPPWIVVWSHIYRGNCYDALGERERAVAEYQKALETKDDYNGAQDLARHYLNHPYAPARTRASR
- a CDS encoding DHH family phosphoesterase; the protein is MNCRWVWRAYEEGVAATLSRELGLPRAIARLLSARGVTTPEAAERFLRPRLDDLHDPYCMAGMNEAVERIWRALAREEPIVIYGDYDVDGVTSVVLLQKALTWLGARVFSYVPERLREGYGMHAEAIEALAARGGRLLISVDCGIRAHEVVERAKALGMETIVTDHHLPEAELPRAVAVLNPKRPDCAYPEKNLAGVGVALKLAQALLARSNRSAQLVHLLPLAAIGTIADVAPLVGENRTIARLGLAELRTPEQVGLR